Sequence from the Fusobacterium perfoetens genome:
GAGGAAATATGAAAAACATATATGCAGCCTATTTCAGTGGAACAGGAACAACTAAAAAAACAGTAAATTTTATTGCAGAAAAGCTTTCAGAAAAGCTATCTTTATTGAAAAAAGAGTTTGATTTTACTCTTCCAGAGATAAGAAAAGAAGGAAAAAGCTTTGAAAAAGAAGATATAGTCATTTTTGGTGTACCTGTTATTGCAGGAAGAGTTCCAAATGTTCTTTTAAAATATTTAGAAACTGTAAAAGGAAATGGAGCTTTAGCAGTGCCAGTTGTACTTTTTGGAAACAGAGATTTTAATGATGCTCTTATGGAACTTTCTGAAATTCTTTTAACAAATGGATTTAAAACTATAGCAGCTGGAGCTTTTATAGGAGAACATTCATTTTCTAAAATTCTTGCAGCAGGAAGACCTGATAAAGAAGATATGAAAATAATGGAAAAGTTTTCAAATGAAATATATAAAAAAATAACTGATAAGAATTTTGATAAAAATATACCTGTAAAAATTACTCATGGAGAAAAGCCTTTTACATACTATAAACCTAAAGATGCAGAGGGAAATCATATTGATATAAGGAAAGTAATTCCTAAAACA
This genomic interval carries:
- a CDS encoding EFR1 family ferrodoxin (N-terminal region resembles flavodoxins. C-terminal ferrodoxin region binds two 4Fe-4S clusters.), producing MKNIYAAYFSGTGTTKKTVNFIAEKLSEKLSLLKKEFDFTLPEIRKEGKSFEKEDIVIFGVPVIAGRVPNVLLKYLETVKGNGALAVPVVLFGNRDFNDALMELSEILLTNGFKTIAAGAFIGEHSFSKILAAGRPDKEDMKIMEKFSNEIYKKITDKNFDKNIPVKITHGEKPFTYYKPKDAEGNHIDIRKVIPKTNIKLCDNCKICAKVCPMGSIDYNNPEIITGICIKCCACIKKCHTGAKYFDDKGYLYHKQDLENRYKRRAEPELFY